Proteins encoded by one window of Methylovirgula ligni:
- a CDS encoding DUF3047 domain-containing protein has translation MTDTHLEADRGPVVAGWHKAIADNLDLLRQAAVVELPACSEDWIDSGIDVSAGEAISLLGAGAVQIAVEPDIRLFSNVSLWWRVGREGQATKSIRETTTFNAPASGRLFLIAKHPGEWANERGDLDPGWPRAGATGGFSVAVLAWRGVAAAGLTRFSAGDTSGLAAAEAARLNANKTVPRGWRPLWRVGDTGIFCEKADASNPPHIACCCRFDAGILQYPVDVALDPTTRLAWSWRVTNLPSALAENSGATHDYLSIAVEFENGRDLTYAWSADLPVGTSFACPLPWWDKRETHMIVRSGTADLGRWLEEEQPVAEDYARAIGGPLPSRIVGVWLIALSCFQRGYGACDYAKIELRGDTGEALIGP, from the coding sequence ATGACGGATACGCATCTCGAGGCCGATCGCGGCCCTGTGGTAGCTGGTTGGCACAAGGCCATCGCGGACAACCTAGATCTGCTGCGCCAAGCTGCGGTTGTCGAGCTTCCGGCCTGTAGCGAGGACTGGATCGACAGCGGCATCGATGTCTCTGCCGGCGAAGCGATCAGCCTGCTGGGCGCTGGCGCGGTGCAGATTGCCGTCGAGCCGGACATCAGGCTTTTCAGCAATGTCAGCCTGTGGTGGCGCGTTGGACGCGAGGGACAGGCGACGAAATCCATTCGCGAGACGACGACATTCAATGCTCCTGCTTCCGGGCGGCTGTTCCTCATCGCCAAACATCCCGGCGAATGGGCCAATGAACGCGGCGATCTCGATCCCGGCTGGCCGCGTGCCGGCGCAACGGGCGGATTCAGCGTCGCGGTTCTCGCCTGGCGCGGCGTGGCGGCTGCGGGCCTCACGCGCTTCAGCGCCGGCGATACGAGCGGCCTTGCCGCAGCGGAGGCCGCGCGGCTCAATGCCAACAAGACCGTTCCGCGCGGTTGGCGGCCGCTCTGGCGGGTCGGCGATACCGGTATTTTCTGCGAGAAAGCCGATGCGTCGAACCCGCCGCATATCGCCTGCTGCTGCCGCTTCGACGCCGGCATCCTGCAATATCCCGTCGATGTCGCGCTCGATCCGACGACGCGCCTCGCCTGGTCCTGGCGCGTCACCAACCTGCCCTCGGCGTTGGCCGAGAACAGCGGGGCGACGCACGATTATCTCTCAATCGCCGTCGAATTCGAAAACGGCCGCGATCTCACTTATGCCTGGAGCGCGGACCTGCCGGTCGGCACCTCCTTCGCCTGCCCGCTGCCGTGGTGGGACAAGCGCGAGACGCATATGATCGTGCGCTCGGGGACGGCGGACCTCGGCCGCTGGCTGGAGGAGGAACAGCCTGTCGCGGAGGATTACGCCCGCGCCATCGGCGGCCCGCTGCCGTCGCGCATCGTCGGCGTCTGGCTCATCGCGCTCTCCTGCTTCCAGCGCGGCTATGGCGCCTGCGATTATGCGAAAATCGAGCTGCGCGGCGATACGGGCGAGGCGCTCATCGGGCCGTGA
- a CDS encoding methyl-accepting chemotaxis protein has protein sequence MASQNLVISKKLIVAFSAVLGVVALTSVAIEFAVHHAEDAIETRDASFQLAERLDNAMAAQFDQSSDARGFLLSGQSRYHELYAAAVKQFDDEIAAARNEAADRPDIAASINQFAEDNAAWRHDVGDPEMQLGGDPQTAPQAIAIAKSTASVDSMLRVRAAAADLRAKATALSAGAAEAQAGALWLVHLAQIIGGVLALLVAAYAGYQLERRIAFPIRILNDCMRKLAQGRIDVGVPPLGEGDEIAEMSQRVQVFKENAVEKARLETAAEAARKAAEEDRARQEIETQHYIEAHHTFVTSITEALQRLSDGDLTFRLSNAFTSEYEKIRGNFNVSIEKLQQVMLHVNSNTRAIRSGTQEISTAADDLSRRTEQQAASLEETAAALDEITATVRKTADGATHARELVATARSDAEKGGGVVRQAIGAMSAIEKSSQQISQIISVIDEIAFQTNLLALNAGVEAARAGDAGRGFAVVASEVRALAQRSAEAAKEIKGLISASSTQVKQGVDLVAETGKALERIFTQVAEMDSIVADIATSAREQATGLQEVNTAVNQMDQVTQQNAAMVEESTAASHTLSQETEELSRLVGRFQVGEIEAPRKPQARGAEKIAARALKTVGARGGAAPKPVTDEWEEF, from the coding sequence GTGGCGTCGCAGAACCTGGTCATCTCCAAGAAACTGATTGTCGCATTTTCCGCTGTCCTCGGTGTCGTGGCACTCACGTCCGTTGCCATCGAATTCGCCGTCCATCACGCGGAAGACGCGATCGAAACGCGCGATGCGTCCTTCCAGCTCGCCGAACGTCTCGATAACGCGATGGCCGCGCAATTTGATCAGAGCAGCGATGCAAGAGGCTTCTTGCTTTCTGGCCAGTCGCGCTATCACGAACTCTATGCCGCGGCGGTCAAGCAGTTCGATGACGAGATCGCCGCGGCCCGCAACGAGGCGGCAGACCGGCCAGACATCGCGGCGTCAATCAATCAATTCGCAGAGGACAACGCGGCGTGGCGGCATGACGTCGGTGATCCGGAAATGCAGCTTGGCGGCGACCCACAGACAGCGCCGCAAGCTATAGCGATCGCCAAATCGACGGCGAGCGTCGATTCGATGCTGCGTGTCCGTGCGGCGGCCGCTGATCTTCGTGCCAAGGCCACCGCGCTTTCCGCCGGAGCAGCCGAAGCGCAGGCCGGCGCGCTCTGGCTTGTTCACCTCGCGCAGATCATCGGCGGCGTGCTCGCCCTTCTGGTCGCGGCCTATGCCGGTTACCAGCTCGAGCGGCGGATCGCATTCCCCATCCGCATTCTCAACGATTGCATGCGGAAATTGGCGCAAGGCCGGATCGACGTCGGCGTCCCGCCGCTGGGAGAAGGCGACGAGATCGCCGAGATGTCGCAACGTGTCCAGGTCTTCAAGGAAAATGCGGTCGAGAAAGCCCGGCTCGAAACCGCGGCCGAAGCGGCGCGCAAGGCGGCCGAAGAAGACCGGGCGCGTCAGGAAATCGAGACCCAGCATTATATCGAGGCGCACCACACCTTCGTCACCTCGATCACCGAGGCCTTGCAGCGGCTCTCGGACGGCGATCTGACGTTCCGGCTCTCGAATGCCTTCACCAGCGAATACGAAAAAATTCGCGGCAACTTCAACGTCTCGATCGAGAAGCTTCAGCAGGTGATGCTGCACGTCAATTCGAACACGCGGGCGATTCGCTCCGGCACGCAGGAAATCTCCACGGCGGCGGATGACCTCTCGCGACGCACAGAGCAGCAGGCGGCAAGCCTTGAGGAGACCGCCGCAGCGCTCGATGAAATCACGGCGACGGTGCGCAAGACCGCCGATGGCGCGACCCACGCGCGCGAGCTCGTCGCCACCGCCAGATCCGATGCGGAAAAAGGCGGCGGCGTCGTCCGCCAGGCGATCGGCGCGATGAGTGCGATCGAGAAATCCTCACAGCAGATCAGCCAGATCATCAGCGTCATCGATGAGATCGCTTTCCAGACCAATCTGCTGGCGCTCAACGCCGGCGTGGAGGCGGCGCGTGCGGGCGATGCCGGCCGCGGCTTCGCGGTCGTGGCGTCCGAGGTGCGGGCGCTGGCGCAGCGCTCGGCCGAGGCGGCAAAGGAAATCAAGGGTCTCATCTCCGCCTCCAGCACGCAGGTCAAGCAGGGCGTCGATCTCGTCGCCGAAACCGGCAAGGCGCTTGAGCGCATTTTCACACAAGTGGCCGAGATGGATTCAATCGTCGCCGACATCGCCACCAGTGCTCGCGAACAGGCGACCGGCCTGCAAGAAGTCAACACCGCCGTCAATCAGATGGATCAGGTGACGCAGCAGAACGCCGCCATGGTCGAGGAATCGACTGCGGCAAGCCATACGCTGTCGCAGGAAACCGAAGAGCTGAGCCGGCTCGTCGGCCGCTTTCAGGTCGGCGAGATCGAAGCGCCGCGCAAACCGCAGGCGCGGGGCGCCGAGAAGATTGCCGCGCGGGCGCTCAAAACCGTCGGCGCTCGCGGCGGCGCCGCGCCGAAGCCGGTCACCGACGAGTGGGAAGAATTTTAA
- a CDS encoding DNA polymerase III subunit gamma/tau codes for MAEDHSAEPSLLPKGHEAIAPTPYRVLARKYRPANFDDLIGQEAMVTTLSNAFDLGRIHQAYILTGVRGVGKTTTARILARAFNYELPARDGKPAINAPTIHMPELGVHCQAIIDSRHVDVIEMDAASHTGIDDVREIIDNARYRPVLARTKVYIIDEVHMLSKQAFNGLLKTLEEPPDHVKFIFATTEIEKVPVTVRSRCQRFDLRRIEADRLVAHLSGICVKEEIAAEPEALASIARAAEGSVRDALSLLDQAIAHAKGSLRVEVKAEDLRQMLGLADRGRLIELFADVMRGDIAAALAAMKALYESGADPQRLLGELAEFTHIVTRLKLVPETAKDPALSEVERVRGAEFAQSLSLPVLTRAWQLLLKGLNEIKDSPRPLAAADMILVRLAYAADLPTPDEALRRLGNLPQATTAASSPSPARDSAPAGSSASLVSRGTGQAVRAAPAPQPERTEPGLRLARFEDVVAQAAAARDIQLKMALERDVRLVRFEEGAIEFALAPGASPQLAQTLMRRLQEWTGRRWMVAISSEAGTPSLKEQAEAAAAASLHGVRADPLVRAVMDVFPGAEIVAVREAEPAENATAAEDIAYIDSAPPEDDL; via the coding sequence ATGGCCGAGGATCACAGCGCCGAACCCTCTCTTCTGCCCAAAGGTCACGAGGCCATCGCGCCGACGCCCTATCGGGTGCTCGCGCGCAAGTACCGGCCGGCGAATTTCGACGATCTCATCGGCCAGGAGGCGATGGTCACGACCTTGTCGAATGCCTTCGATCTCGGCCGTATCCACCAAGCCTATATCCTGACCGGCGTGCGCGGGGTCGGCAAGACGACGACAGCCCGCATCCTCGCTCGCGCCTTCAATTACGAGCTGCCGGCGCGCGACGGCAAGCCGGCAATCAACGCGCCGACGATCCACATGCCGGAGCTTGGCGTGCATTGCCAGGCGATCATCGATTCCCGTCATGTCGACGTGATCGAGATGGACGCGGCCTCGCATACCGGCATCGATGACGTCCGCGAGATCATCGATAATGCGCGCTATCGTCCGGTCCTTGCGCGCACCAAGGTCTATATCATCGACGAAGTTCACATGCTCTCGAAACAGGCCTTCAACGGCCTGTTGAAGACGCTGGAAGAGCCGCCGGACCATGTGAAATTCATCTTCGCCACGACCGAGATCGAGAAAGTCCCGGTGACGGTGCGCTCGCGCTGCCAGCGTTTCGATCTGCGCCGTATCGAGGCGGACCGGCTCGTCGCTCACCTTTCGGGCATTTGCGTCAAAGAGGAGATCGCCGCCGAACCCGAGGCACTCGCCTCGATCGCGCGGGCGGCGGAAGGCTCCGTGCGCGATGCGCTGTCGCTGCTCGACCAGGCGATCGCCCATGCCAAGGGCAGCCTGCGCGTCGAAGTCAAAGCCGAAGACCTGCGGCAGATGCTCGGCCTTGCCGACCGCGGGCGCCTGATCGAGCTTTTCGCTGATGTGATGCGCGGCGATATCGCCGCCGCCCTCGCCGCGATGAAGGCGCTCTATGAGTCCGGCGCCGATCCCCAGCGCCTGCTCGGTGAGCTTGCCGAATTCACCCATATCGTGACCCGGCTGAAGCTGGTGCCGGAGACGGCGAAGGACCCGGCACTGAGCGAGGTGGAGCGCGTGCGCGGCGCCGAATTCGCGCAAAGCCTTTCTTTGCCGGTGCTGACGCGCGCCTGGCAATTGCTGCTGAAGGGTTTGAACGAGATCAAGGATTCGCCGCGCCCGCTTGCCGCCGCCGATATGATTCTCGTGCGGCTCGCTTACGCCGCCGATCTGCCAACGCCGGACGAGGCCCTTCGCCGGCTCGGCAACCTGCCGCAAGCGACGACCGCGGCTTCCTCTCCAAGTCCCGCACGCGACTCCGCGCCTGCTGGCAGCTCGGCTTCGTTGGTGTCGCGCGGAACCGGTCAGGCTGTCCGCGCCGCGCCGGCACCGCAGCCGGAGCGCACTGAACCAGGGCTGCGGCTCGCGCGCTTCGAGGATGTCGTGGCGCAAGCCGCGGCCGCCCGCGACATTCAATTGAAGATGGCGCTGGAGCGCGACGTCCGCCTCGTGCGCTTCGAGGAAGGCGCGATCGAATTCGCGCTTGCTCCCGGTGCCTCGCCGCAGCTCGCGCAAACGCTGATGCGGCGATTGCAGGAATGGACCGGCCGGCGCTGGATGGTCGCGATTTCTAGCGAGGCTGGCACGCCGAGTTTGAAAGAGCAGGCCGAGGCCGCCGCAGCGGCGAGCCTGCACGGGGTGCGCGCCGACCCGCTGGTGCGCGCGGTGATGGACGTTTTTCCTGGCGCCGAGATCGTCGCGGTGCGCGAGGCAGAGCCGGCGGAAAACGCGACGGCGGCCGAAGACATCGCCTATATAGATTCGGCGCCTCCTGAAGACGATCTGTAA
- a CDS encoding DUF1465 family protein, which yields MVQLSGYEQEAAVSFATKLVASESFKTLFRDGMALVEETANYLDGDGREEAKNLPRLAALAYATESMRLTTRLMQTASWLLLQRAVNEGELTQGEAASEKRKVRLSEQQSTTNADVLAKLPAKLNAIVDRSLRLQSRILHLDRVIYQPAEERAPPVQQMRPLEPQLELLRAAFATGE from the coding sequence ATGGTTCAATTGTCGGGTTACGAGCAAGAAGCCGCGGTTTCCTTTGCCACCAAATTGGTGGCGTCGGAATCGTTCAAAACCCTGTTTCGCGATGGCATGGCGCTGGTCGAGGAAACCGCCAATTATCTCGATGGCGACGGCCGCGAAGAGGCGAAGAATCTGCCGCGCCTCGCCGCGCTCGCCTATGCGACGGAAAGCATGCGGCTGACGACACGGCTGATGCAGACCGCGTCTTGGCTTTTGCTCCAACGAGCCGTCAACGAGGGCGAACTGACCCAAGGCGAGGCGGCCTCGGAAAAGCGCAAGGTGCGCCTCAGCGAGCAGCAGTCGACGACAAACGCGGATGTTCTCGCCAAGCTGCCGGCGAAGCTCAACGCGATCGTCGATCGCTCTCTGCGGTTGCAGAGCCGGATCCTGCATCTCGATCGTGTGATCTATCAGCCGGCTGAGGAGCGCGCGCCACCCGTTCAGCAAATGCGCCCGCTCGAACCGCAGCTCGAACTGTTGCGCGCGGCTTTCGCGACCGGCGAATAG
- the rpmE gene encoding 50S ribosomal protein L31 yields the protein MKSEGHPNYHYIKVVLTDGSEFYTRSTYGEEGSTLNLDIDPKTHPAWTGGSQHLLDRGGRLTRFNSRFGNLGIGAKK from the coding sequence ATGAAATCGGAAGGTCATCCGAACTATCACTACATCAAGGTCGTCCTGACGGACGGCAGCGAGTTTTACACCCGCTCCACCTATGGCGAGGAAGGCTCAACGCTGAACCTCGACATCGACCCGAAGACGCATCCGGCCTGGACCGGCGGCTCGCAGCATCTGCTCGATCGCGGCGGCCGGCTGACGCGCTTCAACTCGCGCTTCGGCAACCTCGGCATCGGCGCCAAGAAGTAA
- a CDS encoding DUF1013 domain-containing protein: MTDAPLMPKATAVWLVENTSLSFDQIADFCKLHPLEVKGIADGEVAAGIKGHDPITSGQLTREEIAAGEKDPAHRLQLAQSKVRLPEIKRARGPRYTPLSRRQDRPNAILWLLRNHPELKDAQIMRLVGTTKTTLLAIRNRTHWNSAALTPMDPVTLGLCSQMDLDFEVNRAAKERPPVEEDRKQTLVPAEITTAPRPEGFHDGDVFSSHPSAPAEREEEVSLASVFSKPKV, translated from the coding sequence ATGACCGACGCCCCGCTGATGCCCAAGGCGACCGCCGTATGGCTCGTCGAAAATACTTCGCTCAGCTTCGACCAGATCGCCGATTTCTGTAAATTGCATCCGCTGGAAGTGAAGGGCATCGCCGACGGTGAAGTCGCGGCCGGCATCAAAGGCCACGACCCGATCACCTCCGGCCAATTGACCCGCGAGGAGATCGCCGCTGGCGAGAAGGACCCGGCGCATCGCCTGCAGCTCGCCCAATCCAAGGTGCGGCTGCCGGAGATCAAGCGCGCCCGCGGGCCACGCTATACGCCTCTCTCCCGCCGCCAGGACCGACCGAACGCGATTCTCTGGCTGCTGCGCAACCATCCGGAGTTGAAGGATGCGCAGATCATGCGCCTCGTCGGCACGACCAAGACGACATTGCTGGCGATCCGCAACCGCACGCACTGGAATTCCGCCGCGCTGACGCCGATGGACCCGGTCACGCTGGGCCTCTGCTCGCAGATGGATCTCGATTTCGAGGTCAATCGCGCCGCCAAGGAGCGCCCGCCGGTCGAGGAAGACCGCAAACAGACCCTGGTTCCGGCGGAGATCACGACCGCGCCGCGCCCTGAGGGCTTCCACGACGGAGATGTCTTCAGCTCACACCCCTCGGCGCCGGCCGAGCGTGAGGAGGAAGTCAGCCTCGCGTCCGTCTTCTCCAAGCCCAAGGTTTGA
- the recR gene encoding recombination mediator RecR: MAERIAGPEIERLIQLLARLPGLGPRSARRAALHLIRKREELLAPLAEAMQVARERIVVCSVCGNVDTYDPCTICRDNRRDSKLLVVVETVADLWALERAGALSARYHVLGGTLSPLDGIGPDDLNLKSLVGRVANDSIEEVVLAVNATVDGQTTAHYITDLLAPLSVRVTRLAHGVPVGGELDYLDEGTLVAAIRSRTDF, encoded by the coding sequence ATGGCAGAACGCATCGCCGGTCCGGAGATCGAGCGGCTGATCCAATTGCTGGCGCGGCTGCCGGGGCTTGGCCCGCGTTCAGCCCGCCGCGCGGCGCTGCACCTGATCCGCAAGCGCGAAGAATTGCTGGCGCCGCTCGCCGAGGCGATGCAGGTGGCGCGCGAGCGTATCGTCGTCTGTTCGGTCTGCGGCAATGTCGATACCTATGACCCTTGCACCATCTGCCGCGATAACCGGCGCGACAGCAAGTTGCTCGTCGTCGTCGAAACTGTGGCCGATCTCTGGGCTCTGGAACGCGCCGGAGCGCTCTCGGCGCGCTATCACGTTCTTGGGGGTACCCTGTCGCCGCTCGACGGCATCGGCCCCGACGATCTCAATCTGAAAAGCCTCGTCGGCCGTGTCGCCAATGATTCGATCGAGGAGGTCGTGCTGGCGGTCAATGCCACAGTCGATGGCCAGACGACTGCGCATTATATCACTGATCTTTTGGCGCCGCTGTCGGTGCGCGTCACGCGGCTCGCACATGGCGTACCCGTCGGCGGCGAGCTTGATTATCTCGACGAAGGCACGCTCGTCGCGGCGATCCGCAGCCGCACGGATTTCTAA
- a CDS encoding AraC family transcriptional regulator, producing the protein MAHYGLTKARSMGPVAEAVERAGGSIARVFRRAELPLQLIDAPERLILLRDQLYLVECAAREIGDDAFTARVATEGGVKFLGALGHRVSSAPRLDAAIVQCNALMTSQLQSATSLTLTISGGEARWTYRVTDPIATGRQKNEILALGYMLDLFRGFLNPGWTPIRADVPGPLAGHAANEAVLRCAISHSDVAALVFPADLLEVENPGAVARLADDEGPVPDPDDLLACVDALVVLALLDGRPRLDWLCRRLNLSRRSLQRKLAARGVSFEEIVRRASFDRSAELLAQAGVAVTAIGHELGYSDAAHFTRAFRRWAGRPPRAWRRR; encoded by the coding sequence ATGGCTCACTATGGCTTGACCAAGGCCCGTTCGATGGGGCCGGTCGCTGAGGCTGTCGAACGCGCCGGCGGCTCGATCGCCCGCGTCTTCCGCCGCGCCGAACTGCCGCTCCAGCTTATCGACGCGCCGGAACGGCTCATCCTTCTGCGCGATCAGCTCTATCTCGTCGAATGTGCCGCCCGCGAGATCGGCGACGATGCTTTCACGGCGCGGGTTGCAACGGAAGGCGGGGTCAAATTCCTCGGCGCTCTGGGACATCGCGTCAGCAGCGCGCCGCGCCTCGACGCTGCGATCGTACAATGCAATGCGCTGATGACCTCGCAATTGCAGTCCGCGACATCATTGACGCTGACGATTTCCGGCGGCGAAGCGCGCTGGACCTATCGGGTGACGGACCCGATCGCGACCGGCCGGCAGAAAAATGAAATTCTGGCGCTCGGCTACATGCTCGACCTGTTTCGCGGCTTTCTCAATCCCGGCTGGACGCCGATCCGCGCGGACGTGCCGGGGCCGCTGGCCGGTCACGCGGCCAACGAGGCTGTGCTTCGCTGCGCGATCTCTCACAGCGATGTCGCGGCACTGGTTTTCCCGGCGGATTTGCTTGAGGTCGAAAATCCCGGTGCCGTCGCGCGCCTGGCGGATGACGAAGGCCCGGTACCCGACCCCGACGATCTTCTCGCCTGCGTCGATGCGCTTGTGGTGCTCGCCCTGCTCGACGGCCGGCCGCGGCTCGATTGGCTCTGCCGGCGGCTGAATCTCTCGCGCCGCAGCCTGCAGCGCAAGCTCGCGGCGCGGGGCGTCAGCTTTGAAGAAATCGTGCGGCGCGCGTCATTCGATCGCTCAGCCGAACTTCTGGCGCAAGCGGGCGTGGCGGTGACGGCTATCGGTCATGAACTCGGTTATTCGGATGCGGCGCATTTCACCCGCGCCTTCCGCCGATGGGCCGGCAGGCCGCCGCGCGCGTGGCGGCGGCGCTAG
- the queC gene encoding 7-cyano-7-deazaguanine synthase QueC, giving the protein MTKALVLFSGGQDSTTCLAFALARFDHVETIGFDYGQRHRVELDQRAKIRERIVLRDPLWARRLGEDHLIDLTVLGQISATAMTRDVAIVTEANGLPNTFVPGRNLIFLAFAAAVAYRRGLKHIVGGMCETDFSGYPDCRDATIKAMQTALNLGMEKDFVLDTPLMWLDKATTWKLAEELGGQALVDLIVEDTHTCYLGERGTRHAWGYGCGACPACQLRAQGWAKYRAEAAASAG; this is encoded by the coding sequence ATGACCAAGGCGCTGGTGCTTTTTTCCGGCGGGCAGGATTCGACCACCTGCCTCGCCTTTGCGCTGGCGCGTTTCGATCACGTCGAGACGATCGGCTTCGATTATGGGCAGCGCCATCGCGTCGAACTCGATCAGCGGGCGAAAATCCGCGAGCGGATCGTCCTGCGCGACCCGCTCTGGGCGCGGCGGCTCGGCGAGGACCATCTGATCGACCTTACCGTGCTCGGCCAGATTTCGGCGACGGCGATGACCCGCGATGTTGCCATTGTCACGGAAGCGAACGGGCTGCCGAACACGTTCGTTCCCGGCCGCAACCTGATCTTTCTCGCCTTCGCCGCGGCGGTCGCCTACCGGCGCGGGCTCAAGCACATCGTCGGCGGCATGTGCGAGACGGATTTCTCCGGCTATCCCGATTGCCGCGACGCGACGATCAAGGCCATGCAGACCGCCCTCAATCTCGGCATGGAAAAGGATTTCGTGCTCGATACGCCGCTCATGTGGCTCGACAAGGCGACGACCTGGAAGCTCGCCGAAGAGCTTGGCGGGCAGGCGCTGGTCGATCTCATCGTCGAGGACACGCACACCTGCTATCTCGGCGAGCGCGGCACGCGGCACGCATGGGGCTATGGCTGCGGCGCCTGCCCCGCCTGCCAATTGCGGGCGCAGGGCTGGGCGAAATATCGCGCCGAAGCTGCGGCGAGCGCCGGCTAG
- a CDS encoding DUF1192 domain-containing protein, whose translation MSRDDDDPFAPPKKAPAHVVGQLLDDLSVEELGLRIAALKAEIARLESARTAKEASLAGAAAFFKPAG comes from the coding sequence ATGAGCCGTGACGATGACGATCCGTTCGCACCGCCGAAGAAGGCGCCCGCTCATGTGGTGGGCCAGCTGCTCGATGATCTTTCGGTCGAGGAACTAGGCCTGCGTATTGCCGCGCTCAAGGCGGAGATCGCCCGGCTGGAGAGCGCGCGGACCGCGAAGGAGGCGAGCCTCGCCGGCGCTGCGGCCTTTTTCAAGCCGGCGGGCTGA
- a CDS encoding L,D-transpeptidase family protein — protein sequence MPFHSAFFRRFTARFAVIALTAMLAGCVGEDDSSDFVDRAYQPLSPQTLALMQAKGTNPQAPVLFRTYKKEAEFEIWKQRDDGRYVLLRTYPMCRWSGQLGPKKRKGDRQVPEGFYPIYPSQMNPRSSYYLSFNVGYPNVYDRAHGYSGDSIMVHGICSSAGCFSMTNMEIAEIYAIAREAFAGGQPEIQMQSMPFHMTAENFAKYRLDPNIAFWRELKTGTDNFEVTKEEVRVGVCNLHYVFNATPANGERLDPSAPCPALKRDQMVAEEVLAKEARDDARIAELAASGLPAVHTVYADGGQNPTFRGQPIEDVSRPDALVQGPVDVAIKRHGKAPTEAQLKVARAKDLAAADAAEKKARALALARGESEPAVDPQPTASTTAAAQPASTGAAPPAVPNPQTPPQSAAPATPLAALQTASAPAPQRAPSQGSFFSFFGAKPAVQPAPAAQAAAASPAPAASQNATSATSTAAPTPTQ from the coding sequence ATGCCGTTCCATTCCGCTTTCTTTCGCCGCTTTACGGCGCGGTTCGCCGTCATCGCCTTGACCGCCATGCTCGCTGGCTGCGTCGGCGAAGACGATTCCAGCGATTTCGTCGATCGCGCCTATCAGCCGCTTTCGCCGCAAACGCTGGCCTTGATGCAGGCCAAGGGCACGAACCCGCAGGCACCCGTCCTCTTCCGTACCTACAAGAAGGAAGCGGAATTCGAAATCTGGAAGCAGCGCGACGACGGGCGCTACGTGCTTCTGCGGACCTATCCGATGTGCCGCTGGTCGGGCCAGCTCGGCCCGAAGAAACGCAAGGGCGACCGGCAGGTGCCGGAAGGATTCTATCCGATCTATCCCTCGCAGATGAATCCGCGCTCCAGCTATTATCTTTCGTTCAACGTCGGCTATCCCAATGTCTACGATCGCGCGCACGGCTACAGCGGCGATTCGATCATGGTGCATGGCATCTGCTCCTCGGCCGGCTGTTTCTCGATGACCAACATGGAGATTGCCGAAATCTACGCGATTGCGCGCGAGGCTTTCGCCGGCGGCCAGCCGGAGATTCAGATGCAATCCATGCCGTTCCACATGACCGCGGAGAATTTCGCCAAATACAGGCTCGACCCCAATATCGCCTTCTGGCGTGAGTTGAAGACAGGCACCGACAATTTCGAAGTGACGAAAGAGGAAGTTCGCGTCGGCGTCTGCAACCTGCATTACGTGTTCAACGCGACGCCCGCGAACGGCGAGAGGCTCGATCCCAGCGCGCCTTGCCCGGCGCTGAAGCGCGACCAGATGGTAGCGGAAGAAGTTCTCGCCAAGGAAGCACGCGACGACGCCCGGATCGCCGAGCTTGCCGCCAGCGGTCTGCCGGCGGTGCACACGGTCTATGCGGATGGCGGTCAGAACCCGACCTTCAGAGGGCAGCCGATCGAGGATGTCAGCCGTCCCGACGCTTTGGTTCAGGGGCCGGTCGATGTCGCGATCAAGCGGCACGGCAAGGCGCCGACCGAAGCACAGTTGAAGGTCGCCCGCGCGAAAGACCTTGCCGCCGCCGATGCGGCCGAGAAAAAGGCCAGGGCGTTGGCACTGGCGCGGGGCGAGAGCGAACCCGCTGTCGATCCGCAGCCGACTGCCTCGACCACCGCTGCCGCACAGCCGGCGAGCACCGGCGCGGCGCCCCCGGCAGTTCCGAATCCGCAGACGCCGCCGCAGAGCGCGGCACCGGCAACGCCTCTCGCCGCGCTCCAGACGGCCAGCGCGCCGGCCCCGCAGCGGGCGCCGAGTCAGGGCTCGTTTTTCTCGTTCTTCGGGGCAAAGCCTGCCGTGCAACCGGCGCCTGCGGCGCAAGCCGCGGCCGCGAGCCCAGCCCCGGCCGCCTCGCAAAATGCGACGAGCGCGACCAGCACCGCCGCGCCCACGCCAACCCAATAA
- a CDS encoding YbaB/EbfC family nucleoid-associated protein, whose protein sequence is MAGMFDIMKQAQAMQAKFQEAQAELERIEVEGQSGGGLVRVTLTAKGLLKGLSLDPSLLKPDDKEMLEDLIVAAYDDARKKADRLTEERMKSLTAGLPIPPGLKLF, encoded by the coding sequence ATGGCCGGAATGTTCGACATCATGAAGCAGGCCCAGGCCATGCAGGCCAAGTTTCAGGAAGCTCAGGCCGAGCTCGAACGCATTGAAGTCGAGGGCCAGTCGGGCGGCGGTCTCGTCCGTGTCACCCTGACGGCGAAAGGTCTGTTGAAGGGCCTCTCCCTCGATCCCTCGCTGCTGAAGCCGGACGACAAGGAAATGCTCGAAGATCTCATCGTCGCCGCCTATGACGATGCCCGCAAGAAGGCCGACCGGCTGACGGAAGAGCGCATGAAGAGCCTGACGGCCGGCCTGCCGATCCCGCCGGGTCTGAAATTATTCTGA